The Anaerolineae bacterium genomic sequence GAAGGCAAATGAGAACCAAAACTTATCAATCTCTGAAGCAAGTTACGTTGGATATCGAATTGGTAAAATCAGTGAAATTGTTGGTTCAGATCCCAAGAGCGTTAGGCCACTTTTTATGATATTAAGCCCACTATCAACAGGTAAAAATAAGTCTCTCTTGAAGCCTATAGTCATAGAGGAAGTGCCACCTGAAGAATTACGAAAAGCACTTAAAGCTAAGTCAATATCATCTTGACAAAGAGCGCTTTCTGATGTACATTTAGATGTACACATAAGGAGGCATTACAATGAAAACTATTTCATTTACCGATTTTCGTAAAAGGGCATCAGGTTTCATAACTGAGGTGGAACATGGTGAAACGATTGTTCTTATACGTCGCGGGAAGCCTGTGGCCGAAGTTATTCCGTTTTCCGATAAATTCAGGATACCTTCATGGAAGCAACCGGGTATCCGTTTGCAAATTTCAGGAAGCGATCTATCCTCTGCTATCATTGAAGAGCGTGAAACTACCTGATGAGACTCTCTGTTGATTCATCATCCCTTGCCAAAAGGTATGTCCAAGAAGATGGTAGCGAAGAAATGGACAGTTTGTTGCAGCATGCATCGGAGTTAGCTCTCTGTATTATTTTAGTACCTGAAATCATTTCTGCGCTTAACCGGCGACAGCGAGAACAAGTTTTAACAGTTATGGACTATCGGAAGGCAAAGCGGCAATTACTGGATGATGTCCGTGACGCTACTGTTCTTCAGGTCACTCCAGCGGTGATTTCACGTTCACTCAATCTGCTGGAAAAAAATGTATTGCGAGCAATGGATGCTATACATGTTGCTTGTGCTTTGGAGTGGCAGGCAGATCTATTTGTCACCTCTGACAGCAGACAATTTGAAGCGGCCAAGAACGCAGGACTTCAAACCGAATACATCGGCTAACCAGCCACTCAGCTTTACGTTCGGCTTCCTCCTGAGAAGATCTTATTCCGTTTGTCTCTCAAATGAAGATAAATGTTGTGAGACTTGTGTGTGAGAATTGCGCATCATTATTCGACGTTCAATGTTCGATGTTGGACGTTCATCTTTCAAATTTTGGAGGTTATGCCGTGTCCCTGAATGAAAGCCCTGACTGTAAGATTGAGAAGATTATTCGTGCAGATGCTTCTGAGGTTGTTGCACTGGCCTCAGTACACCTCGACGACGAACAGATGCAGTATTTCCTGCGCAACAAAGATTGCCTGACAACAGACTTGCATAGCACAAAGGCAAGACTCGGCATCAATCAGGAAAAACTCAGTCCTTTTGAACTCAAAGGAAACAAGATATCCTATGAAGCCAGATTCTGGTTCTATATTCCAGAATATTCCGCAGGCCTTACTATTGACCAGTTAATAAAAACCGGTCTTGAAATCGGCAAGATTTATTTGAAAAACCCTGAACTCAAATACTCTGCCGAGGAATTGATCAATCTCATTTCAAACCGCACCATCATTGTTCCCAAGGGAACCATGGTGCTGGAGGAAGGCATTCTGGTCGTACCGATTATGCCCTTTATCCATCTGCCCAATCCCATTGTCCTGACGCCCAATTATCTGAAGGCTGCCGTAGGTAAAATGATTCCCCGTGAAGATTTCTATTTTGCTCAGCCTGAGCAAAAAGTGGACCAGGTCATAGTGCCGGCGGGAAGCGGGGTAATATCGCATACCAGCCTTTTTACACAGCAAAACGAGATTTATATTCTCGATCCTGAACACACAGATGCCAGGGTAGGGAGTAAATACACCAACGGGATCATATATCTTGAACTCGTGGGAGGAGAAAAGGACATCGTAAAGGAGAAGGTCCACATAGAAGTCTATAAACCAGCTTCAGTAAAACGCAGTGTGAAAAAAAAGTTCTATATCGACCTGCAATCCTCATTTTTGGAGAGACTTTACAAAGAGCGTACTGTGGATGAAAACACCATCGCAGCCATCAGTGACGCTGGAGAGCAAAAATTCATTGAGCTAAAAAATAGGTGCGACCTACTCTTACATGAGCTATGGCCTTATACCTCGCTGGTAGTCCAGGACTTCCCTAACCGACTCCTTGCATCTTATCTGATTGTAGCCGCTGACCTTGGCCTCATCAGGAATCTGACCTTTATGAGGGCCCCGGAGGAGGAATATTTTTTCAAGTCAGACGACCTTGCCTTTATGAATAAGCTTCAGGACATGGGTGTGGAGATTTACTGGAAGAACCCTTTACAGGGGGATCTGGTCTTGTACAAGAAATTCTTTATGAGGTCTTCTGTGATACCCTCATTTAACGAGGCCTTCAGCTCAAGAAAGCTTGCCGCGTTTTATGGAACAGCAGGGAAAGTAGATGCCGACACACAAAAAGAAATTGTAGACAGCATCAAGTCCTTCAAGGACTTCCACGGCGGCATTTGCGGCATTCTCACAGGTGGCAATACAGGAAGTGTCATGTCCTTTGTATCCGAAAGCACGGCTTCTCTGGGTATGCTATCCGGGGCCGTGTACTGGAAGATCCCTGGGGTAGAAATTTATCCCCATGTGGATTTTGCGGCGTATCTGGCTCGAAATGATTTGCTGGAAAGACAGGAAATCTTATCTGAAGCCACTGAGGCAGACATCTATTTTAAAGGCGGAGTGGGGACCAACCTTGAAAATGCCATAACTTTCGTGAAGAAGAAGCTTGGCATTGGGCACTACAAGCCGCAAATATTTGTAGGAGAATTTTACAAGCCACTTCAGGACTGGCTCAACCACCTGATATCTGAGGGGATGGTGAACTCCAAGGTTTTTGAAAGCTGCTATTTTATCACGCATGGCTCTGAGATCTTCGATACTCTGTGCAAACACTTCGGCTCGGAAGACAAGATGATCTACGAAGTCACAGCGAATGAAATATGGTAACAAGGTTCCGTGAAGGGATCGAACCTTTTGGGATGAAAAAATGAATATAGCAATTAAAATTCTTTTATGGCTTTTCTTTATATATGTTGCTTATTGCTGTCTTCTTTTGCTGATGCAGAGACAAATTTTGTTTCCACGTCATCAAATCGTAATGGCTTCGTCAGACGCGGAGTATAGTATTCCGGGGATGGAGAAGATCTGGATAGATACGGCCGGCGGAAAAATAGAAACATGGTTTCTGCCACCTGAAACCAACCGGCCTTCACCCGCGGTTATTTTCGCTCATGGAAATGCTGAAATAATCGACATGTGGCCGGAAACACTAAAAGGCTTTACTCGGCTCGGCATCGGTGTGCTGCTTGTCGAATACCCGGGCTATGGAAGATCAGAAGGATCCCCTTCTCAACGCAGCATTTCCAAAACATTTGTTGCAGCCTATGACATGCTGATTAAACGCAAGGATGTCGATTCTTCAAAAATCATCCTTTTTGGACACTCAATCGGCGGCGGCGCCGTATGCACCCTGGCAGAGCAACGGCCTTCGGCAATGCTTATCCTTAAGTCAACATTTATCAGTATCAAGTCAATGGCCTCAAAATACTTTGTTCCCGGTTTTATTGCGCCTGATCCATTTGACAATCTTTCTGTTGTCGGTTCATACAACGGGCCGGTACTGATAATTCACGGAAAAAAGGACGAGCTTATCCCATACAAGCACGGACTTACCCTCTATAAAGCAGCCAAGCAAGGAACACTGCTTACATACGACTGCGCTCATAATGACTGCCCTCCAGACTGGGACAAATTTTTTCAGGATATAGAACCGATTCTTCATCAAGCCGGTTGCCTCTATCCTTGAGCTTGAATTTGTTCCTGTTCGCTGGTAGCGTTATGATCTAACTAAAATGTTTGACGGTTATGATGTAAGCATGAGCGGTAAAGTGATTTTCCAACAGGAAACTTAACAGGAGGAAAGTAGAATGAAAAAAAGTGTAATGTGGATTTTAACCGTGGTTTTCATGATATGTATAGTTCCCGGTACAACCATGGGGGCTGATAAAATACTGAAGATGTCAACAACAACCAGCACACAGAATTCCGGACTATTGGATGTATTGTTGCCTCAATTAGAAAAGGATATTGGCATACAGGTTAAGGTTATTGCAAAGGGTACGGGAGCTGCAATAAGAGACGGAATGGACGGAAATGTGGATATCGTCTTTGTGCATGCAAAAAGCAGGGAAGAAAGGTTCGTCAAAGACGGCTACGGTGCATATAGATTAGCGGTAATGCATAACGACTTTGTGATTGCCGGCCCTGTTGCAGACCCGGCAAAAATTAAAGGTATGGTCAAAGCAGAGATAGCGCTGAAAGCAATTGCGAATACAAAATCCCGCTTTGTATCCCGTGGGGATGACAGCGGTACACACACCAAAGAACAGGCGCTATGGCAGGCCACCGGATTATCCCTTAAAACAGAGACCACCGAAATCATAAACAAGGGGGGGAAACGAAGCGTCTCCTTTCAGCACCCTGAAGGGCTTGGACAATGGTATCTTTCAATAGGACAGGGCATGGGAAAAAGCCTGACATATGCCGAGGAAAAGCAGTCATACATCCTCGTTGACCGTGGGACTTACTTAAAATATAAGTATGGTCGGAAGCAGGGCCTTGACCTTGAGATCCTCTGCGAAGGTGATCCAGGGCTTTTTAATCCTTACGGGATTATCCCGATTAATCCAAAAAAATATCCCCACGTGAAGTTTGAGCTGGCTGATACCCTTGCTAAATGGCTGGTGTCGCCAAAAGTCCAGGCTATAATAGCTAATTACAAGATAGAGGGGCGACAGGCCTTTTTTCCAGATGCAGTCGAAGATGCCAAATAACACTTAACACGGTTCGTAAAAAAACAAATTCATCACGATTGATGAACTCGTAAAAAGTCTAATTTTGCTCTCTTCGTGACCAATTTTGGGATTCAGGTTTCACCTGGCTAAATTGCAAGAACTCGGGCTAACGCCCTCAAACAGCTTGCAATTTTTAACGCCATGCTCAACCTGAATCTTTCTCCAAAATTGCTCAATGTCGCTCGCAAAATGACTTTTTACGAGTTCATCACGATTGGTAAATAATAATTTTATGGATTTTCTTATTGATAGCTTTTTGTCAGCCTTGCTGCTCATCTGGTCGATGGACCCCGAACTGCTGGTGATTGTTCAGGTCTCTTTGAAGGTAAGCGCCATATCGACGATTATTGCGAGTGTTGCAGGGATTCCAGCCGGGTTTTTAATCGCTTTCAGATCGTTTCGCGGAAAACGTCTGGTTATTACCGTGCTCAACACTTTGCTGGCCATGCCCACGGTGGTAATCGGTCTTTTTGTTTATGCCTTTATCTCCAGGAGGGGAATCTTCGGGGCATTCGACCTTCTTTATACTCAGAAAGCGATAATTATCGGCCAGGTAATTCTTATTATTCCTATTGTCACCACCTTTACCATTACCGCCATCAACCGGATCGACGATCGGTATCGCAAGACCGCCCTGACTCTTGGAGCCAACCTCTTCCAAACTGCCGTAGCAATTATTCGTGAAGCCCGCTTTGGAATCGTGGCTTCGATTATTGTTGCTTTCGGCAGGGTCATTGCCGAGGTGGGAATCAGTATGATGCTTGGTGGAAATGCCAAAGGTTTCACGCGAACTATAACCACGGCAATGGCTCTGGAATATGACAAGGGAGAGTTTGTCCTGAGCGTCGCACTTGGAATCGTGCTCCTTATGGTGAGTTTTGGAATGAATGTTTTTTTTAATTACTTTCAGGGGAAAGCCAGGGTGTAATGCCGTGCTCTATGAATTAAAGAACTTGAAGAAGACCTATGATCAAAGAACGGTTTTGAATCTGGAAACCCTCAAGCTTGAAAAAAACAAAGTCCTTGGTCTTTTGGGCCCCAACGGAGCAGGAAAAACCACACTTTTGGAGATCATGGCCTTTCTAACCAGGCCTGACTCAGGTGATATATGGTTTGAAAAAGAAAGGGTAAATTTCACCAACGGCAAACTGATTGACCTGCGCCGCAAGGTCGTCCTCATCCAGCAGCAACCGATCCTGTTTACAACAACAGTCTTTAAGAATGTGGAATATCCGCTGAAGCTACGCGAAACGCCCAGGGCAGAGCGAATGAAAGTTGTTAAAGAGCTCCTGAAAATTGTGGGAATGGAAATGTTCGAGCAGGCAAGCGCTCATAATCTATCCGGCGGCGAAACCCATCGGGTTGCAATTGCGCAGGCCCTTGCCTGCTCGCCGGAGGTTATTCTTATGGATGAACCTACGGCAAGCGTGGATGTGGAAAATCAGATTAATATCGAGCGTATAATCAAAGAGATTAATCAGAAAAAAGGTATTTCAGTGATTTTTACAACTCACAATATGATTCAAGCCTCAAGGTTGGCGGATGAGACCATATTTCTATTTGAAGGAAAGATCGCTCAATCTGTTTACGAAAATATCTTTAGCGGCCACATTGAGGTCGATTCTAACGGATATAAATACTGTGTATTACACAGCGGCCTGAAGTTGCGTGTATCTTCTCAAAAAACGGGCTTGATTCGAATATCCATTGACCCTAAAGCAATGAGGCTCAGCCAGAAGAAAAGCGCCCCCTTCACGAACAACACCTTTAAAGGAACCCTTATACAGCTCACCGACGAGCAGAGCTGGGTGCGGGCATTGGTGGACGTGGGAATACCCCTAAGCGTTTTAATTCCCAAGGATGTTTTTAAGAGTCTTCATCTGTACCTGGGAGAGGAAGTCCGGCTAAGCTGTCCAAAAGAGAGCATTGATATTTTCTAAAAACCCCTGCAGCTAACAAAACAGGTTCTACACACTCCAAACCTCGCAAACTATAAAAATCAACTTGACACCTGAACTACCCGGAACTATATTCTTAAAAAAGAATATACAAGGAGTTTAGCGTGAAAGATTTTATTATAATCATGAAAGCCCTTTCCGATAAAAACAGGGTTAAAATCATAAAGATGCTTTATCATAAAAGCATGTGTGTCTGCGAGATTAAGGCTGCGTTGGCCCTGCCCCAACCCTCTGTTTCCAAGCACTTGAAAATACTGGAAAAGGCCGGCCTTGTTTGTTCGCAAAAAGACG encodes the following:
- a CDS encoding type II toxin-antitoxin system Phd/YefM family antitoxin, with protein sequence MKTISFTDFRKRASGFITEVEHGETIVLIRRGKPVAEVIPFSDKFRIPSWKQPGIRLQISGSDLSSAIIEERETT
- a CDS encoding type II toxin-antitoxin system VapC family toxin; amino-acid sequence: MRLSVDSSSLAKRYVQEDGSEEMDSLLQHASELALCIILVPEIISALNRRQREQVLTVMDYRKAKRQLLDDVRDATVLQVTPAVISRSLNLLEKNVLRAMDAIHVACALEWQADLFVTSDSRQFEAAKNAGLQTEYIG
- a CDS encoding LOG family protein, yielding MSLNESPDCKIEKIIRADASEVVALASVHLDDEQMQYFLRNKDCLTTDLHSTKARLGINQEKLSPFELKGNKISYEARFWFYIPEYSAGLTIDQLIKTGLEIGKIYLKNPELKYSAEELINLISNRTIIVPKGTMVLEEGILVVPIMPFIHLPNPIVLTPNYLKAAVGKMIPREDFYFAQPEQKVDQVIVPAGSGVISHTSLFTQQNEIYILDPEHTDARVGSKYTNGIIYLELVGGEKDIVKEKVHIEVYKPASVKRSVKKKFYIDLQSSFLERLYKERTVDENTIAAISDAGEQKFIELKNRCDLLLHELWPYTSLVVQDFPNRLLASYLIVAADLGLIRNLTFMRAPEEEYFFKSDDLAFMNKLQDMGVEIYWKNPLQGDLVLYKKFFMRSSVIPSFNEAFSSRKLAAFYGTAGKVDADTQKEIVDSIKSFKDFHGGICGILTGGNTGSVMSFVSESTASLGMLSGAVYWKIPGVEIYPHVDFAAYLARNDLLERQEILSEATEADIYFKGGVGTNLENAITFVKKKLGIGHYKPQIFVGEFYKPLQDWLNHLISEGMVNSKVFESCYFITHGSEIFDTLCKHFGSEDKMIYEVTANEIW
- a CDS encoding alpha/beta hydrolase, with the translated sequence MNIAIKILLWLFFIYVAYCCLLLLMQRQILFPRHQIVMASSDAEYSIPGMEKIWIDTAGGKIETWFLPPETNRPSPAVIFAHGNAEIIDMWPETLKGFTRLGIGVLLVEYPGYGRSEGSPSQRSISKTFVAAYDMLIKRKDVDSSKIILFGHSIGGGAVCTLAEQRPSAMLILKSTFISIKSMASKYFVPGFIAPDPFDNLSVVGSYNGPVLIIHGKKDELIPYKHGLTLYKAAKQGTLLTYDCAHNDCPPDWDKFFQDIEPILHQAGCLYP
- a CDS encoding substrate-binding domain-containing protein, with the protein product MKKSVMWILTVVFMICIVPGTTMGADKILKMSTTTSTQNSGLLDVLLPQLEKDIGIQVKVIAKGTGAAIRDGMDGNVDIVFVHAKSREERFVKDGYGAYRLAVMHNDFVIAGPVADPAKIKGMVKAEIALKAIANTKSRFVSRGDDSGTHTKEQALWQATGLSLKTETTEIINKGGKRSVSFQHPEGLGQWYLSIGQGMGKSLTYAEEKQSYILVDRGTYLKYKYGRKQGLDLEILCEGDPGLFNPYGIIPINPKKYPHVKFELADTLAKWLVSPKVQAIIANYKIEGRQAFFPDAVEDAK
- a CDS encoding ABC transporter permease produces the protein MDFLIDSFLSALLLIWSMDPELLVIVQVSLKVSAISTIIASVAGIPAGFLIAFRSFRGKRLVITVLNTLLAMPTVVIGLFVYAFISRRGIFGAFDLLYTQKAIIIGQVILIIPIVTTFTITAINRIDDRYRKTALTLGANLFQTAVAIIREARFGIVASIIVAFGRVIAEVGISMMLGGNAKGFTRTITTAMALEYDKGEFVLSVALGIVLLMVSFGMNVFFNYFQGKARV
- a CDS encoding ATP-binding cassette domain-containing protein, with product MFFLITFRGKPGCNAVLYELKNLKKTYDQRTVLNLETLKLEKNKVLGLLGPNGAGKTTLLEIMAFLTRPDSGDIWFEKERVNFTNGKLIDLRRKVVLIQQQPILFTTTVFKNVEYPLKLRETPRAERMKVVKELLKIVGMEMFEQASAHNLSGGETHRVAIAQALACSPEVILMDEPTASVDVENQINIERIIKEINQKKGISVIFTTHNMIQASRLADETIFLFEGKIAQSVYENIFSGHIEVDSNGYKYCVLHSGLKLRVSSQKTGLIRISIDPKAMRLSQKKSAPFTNNTFKGTLIQLTDEQSWVRALVDVGIPLSVLIPKDVFKSLHLYLGEEVRLSCPKESIDIF
- a CDS encoding metalloregulator ArsR/SmtB family transcription factor, with amino-acid sequence MKDFIIIMKALSDKNRVKIIKMLYHKSMCVCEIKAALALPQPSVSKHLKILEKAGLVCSQKDGLWVNYHLSDGSRTPYTAILLGNLKHWLDDDPEIAGLVEKIPFLNRKELCG